In Capsicum annuum cultivar UCD-10X-F1 chromosome 11, UCD10Xv1.1, whole genome shotgun sequence, one genomic interval encodes:
- the LOC107852754 gene encoding serotonin N-acetyltransferase 2, chloroplastic, with amino-acid sequence MLLFNPISIHVPLTLKPTPTSTSTPHPHKNLTILSQLPPTPTPTPTPTLSISDTSLQSKGFNLHRSITNLNLHHLNSIFVSVGFPQRDISKIQIALENTDSLIWIEHHKTKGSPVAFARATGDGVFNAIIWDVVVDPNFQGIGLGKAVMERLVTDLLNKGITNIALYSEPRVLGFYRPLGFVMDPDGIRGMVYSRKKKKK; translated from the coding sequence ATGCTTCTCTTTAATCCCATCTCCATCCACGTACCCCTCACCCTCAAACCCACCCCTACCTCTACCTCCACCCCTCACCCCCACAAAAACCTCACCATTCTCTCCCAACTTCCCCCCACCCCCAcgcccacccccacccccaccttgTCAATCTCAGACACCTCCCTTCAATCCAAAGGCTTCAATCTCCACCGTTCAATCACCAATCTCAACCTCCATCACCTCAATTCCATCTTCGTATCCGTTGGATTCCCTCAACGTGACATATCAAAGATACAAATTGCATTAGAAAACACTGACTCACTTATATGGATTGAGCATCATAAAACTAAGGGAAGCCCTGTAGCGTTTGCTAGAGCTACAGGGGATGGAGTTTTCAATGCCATTATTTGGGATGTGGTTGTGGACCCCAATTTCCAAGGGATTGGTTTAGGTAAAGCTGTCATGGAGAGATTGGTCACCGACCTGTTAAACAAAGGGATTACTAATATTGCTCTTTATTCGGAGCCCCGAGTTCTCGGGTTTTATAGGCCTTTGGGTTTTGTTATGGATCCGGATGGAATTCGAGGGATGGTCTAttcaaggaaaaagaaaaaaaaatag